In Streptomyces sp. P9-A4, a single window of DNA contains:
- a CDS encoding cupin domain-containing protein has protein sequence MTVPFIAERLGQGFLAQTYTRDYLHLHGAVTDPGALFSYDTLSDLIAAHCLEPPRLRLSADGETLPAHRYAVPVTSRRATVWQRIYPAELHERLAEGASLVLDAVDELHEPVGDLAAALEKHLRTHVQVNAYASWTPTEGFGTHWDDHDTLIIQIAGAKRWRLFGPTRERPMYRDVTTPEPPPERPLADLTLRAGDVLYVPRGWWHAVTADQGEASLHLTCGLAPHTGADLITWAADRLRASTTARTDLPLHASAEDQADYLTDLRTELDTLFATPGLLDAYTAARDAEDLGRLRPSLPRLPHIHYVPAEPGLLVRLTTARARTTCVMADGESLVRLTAAGNEIDLDPAAHPLLDMLLAAMPAWTPLGDLAAASRLPVGDVALVVQELLTAQAATVRPGERR, from the coding sequence ATGACCGTCCCGTTCATCGCGGAACGTCTGGGCCAGGGCTTCCTGGCCCAGACGTATACCCGCGACTACCTGCACCTGCACGGCGCCGTCACGGACCCAGGCGCCCTGTTCTCCTACGACACACTCAGCGACCTCATCGCCGCCCACTGCCTGGAGCCCCCGCGACTGCGACTGTCCGCCGATGGCGAGACCCTCCCGGCACACCGCTACGCCGTACCGGTCACGAGCCGCCGGGCCACCGTGTGGCAGCGGATCTACCCGGCGGAGCTCCACGAGCGGCTCGCCGAGGGCGCCTCCCTCGTCCTCGACGCGGTCGATGAACTCCACGAGCCGGTCGGCGACCTTGCCGCCGCCCTGGAGAAACACCTGCGCACTCATGTCCAGGTCAACGCCTACGCCTCCTGGACGCCGACTGAGGGCTTCGGCACCCACTGGGACGACCACGACACCCTCATTATCCAGATCGCCGGCGCGAAGCGGTGGCGCCTGTTCGGGCCGACCCGCGAGCGCCCGATGTACCGGGATGTCACCACCCCCGAACCCCCGCCCGAACGGCCACTCGCCGATCTCACCCTGCGCGCGGGAGACGTGCTATATGTACCGCGCGGCTGGTGGCATGCGGTCACCGCCGACCAGGGCGAGGCATCCCTACACCTGACGTGCGGCCTCGCCCCGCACACCGGCGCCGACCTCATCACCTGGGCAGCTGACCGGCTCCGTGCGAGCACGACGGCCCGCACCGACCTTCCTCTCCACGCCAGTGCCGAAGACCAGGCCGACTACCTCACCGACCTGCGCACGGAACTCGACACCCTTTTCGCCACCCCCGGCCTCCTCGACGCTTACACGGCCGCCCGGGACGCCGAAGACCTCGGACGGCTCCGCCCCTCGCTTCCGCGGCTTCCGCACATCCACTATGTGCCCGCCGAACCCGGTCTGCTCGTACGCCTCACCACCGCCCGCGCCCGCACCACTTGCGTCATGGCCGACGGCGAGAGCCTGGTCCGGCTCACCGCGGCTGGCAACGAGATCGACCTCGACCCGGCCGCCCACCCGCTCCTCGACATGCTCCTCGCCGCCATGCCGGCATGGACGCCGCTCGGAGACCTTGCCGCCGCGAGCCGGCTCCCGGTCGGCGACGTCGCGCTCGTCGTCCAGGAACTCCTCACCGCGCAGGCGGCCACGGTCCGCCCGGGGGAGCGCCGATGA